The Hydrogenophaga crocea genome contains a region encoding:
- a CDS encoding HDOD domain-containing protein, giving the protein MDLQALLNYPGALPAMSRTVADLMSEMNKDDPSPRRVGELIAQDPSLTTRVLRLSNSSFFRASRKIGDAHEAVAMLGMTHVRSLVMAAALGSSFKNVPGVNLPQFWRYSLRAADISKSLAGLLRLNEANAYTAGLIHAIGDLVMHIAMPDDIGPLDMGTPPLDLQRASAERNRFGYTYAEVGAGMVERWNFPEAIVNALKHQTEPFEGEVYEPLAGVLHLASWRARAEEIQLDDSGLAATFPDMVGISLGLDLGAVLGKDPEEWSFEDALAAFVD; this is encoded by the coding sequence ATGGACTTACAAGCCCTGCTCAATTACCCGGGCGCCTTGCCCGCGATGTCGCGCACCGTCGCCGATCTCATGTCGGAGATGAACAAGGACGATCCGAGCCCGCGCCGCGTGGGCGAGCTGATCGCCCAGGACCCCTCGCTGACCACGCGCGTGCTGCGCCTGTCCAACTCCTCGTTCTTTCGCGCCAGCCGCAAGATCGGCGACGCCCACGAGGCCGTGGCCATGCTGGGCATGACCCACGTGCGCTCGCTGGTGATGGCGGCCGCGCTGGGCTCGAGCTTCAAGAACGTGCCCGGGGTGAACCTGCCGCAATTCTGGCGCTACAGCCTGCGCGCGGCCGACATCTCGAAGTCGCTCGCGGGCCTGCTGCGCCTGAACGAGGCCAACGCCTACACCGCGGGCCTGATCCACGCCATCGGCGATCTGGTGATGCACATCGCCATGCCCGACGACATCGGTCCGCTCGACATGGGCACGCCGCCGCTGGACCTGCAGCGCGCAAGCGCCGAACGCAACCGTTTTGGCTACACCTACGCCGAGGTGGGTGCCGGCATGGTGGAGCGCTGGAACTTCCCCGAAGCCATCGTGAATGCGCTCAAGCACCAGACCGAGCCCTTCGAGGGCGAGGTCTACGAGCCGCTGGCGGGCGTGCTGCACCTGGCCTCGTGGCGCGCGCGCGCCGAAGAGATCCAGCTCGACGACAGCGGTCTGGCCGCGACCTTCCCGGACATGGTCGGCATCTCGCTCGGTCTCGATCTGGGCGCGGTGCTGGGCAAGGACCCCGAGGAGTGGTCGTTCGAGGACGCGCTCGCGGCCTTCGTGGATTGA
- a CDS encoding phospholipase: MRALRLYAGPLALQHLRDHGLRPDHVGVIPAAAGGPKGLILGPIDRLLFGHWLRDAPQTIHLIGASIGAWRMGTACLRDPVAALERLEHDYIHQHFELPPGQRRLTAQQVSEAFSANLQAFYGGRVDEVLQHPRWRLHIVTSRGLRLLARDGRWRTPLGYMGAFAANALHRRALGGWMERVVFSAPDAPLGGVSALPFGTQDLRTRQIPLGPGNFMPAMQASCSIPFVLRPVADIPGAPQGTYWDGGITDYHLHLRYHARPEAPIVLYPHFQKAVVPGWLDKAWKRRHRSSDALDHMLVLAPDPAWVRTLPNGKLPDRTDFQRYGQDLGARVAVWQAAVKAAQQLADELGEWLARPDPSRVEAL; the protein is encoded by the coding sequence ATGCGAGCACTGCGCCTCTACGCCGGGCCCCTGGCCCTGCAACACCTGCGAGACCACGGCCTGCGCCCCGACCATGTGGGCGTGATCCCGGCCGCCGCCGGCGGCCCCAAGGGCCTGATCCTCGGGCCCATCGACCGGCTGCTGTTCGGCCACTGGCTGCGCGATGCGCCCCAGACCATCCACCTCATCGGCGCCTCCATCGGCGCCTGGCGCATGGGCACGGCCTGCCTGCGCGACCCGGTGGCCGCGCTCGAGCGGCTCGAGCACGACTACATCCACCAGCACTTCGAGCTGCCCCCGGGCCAGCGCCGCCTCACGGCGCAGCAGGTCAGCGAGGCCTTCTCGGCCAACCTGCAGGCCTTCTACGGCGGGCGCGTGGACGAGGTGCTGCAGCACCCGCGCTGGCGGCTGCACATCGTGACCTCGCGCGGGCTGCGCCTGCTGGCGCGCGACGGCCGCTGGCGCACGCCGCTGGGCTACATGGGCGCTTTCGCGGCCAACGCGCTGCACCGCCGGGCCCTGGGCGGCTGGATGGAGCGCGTGGTGTTTTCAGCGCCCGATGCGCCACTGGGCGGCGTGAGCGCGCTGCCCTTCGGCACGCAGGACCTGCGCACGCGCCAGATCCCGCTCGGCCCGGGCAACTTCATGCCCGCCATGCAGGCGAGCTGCTCCATTCCCTTCGTGCTGCGGCCCGTGGCCGACATCCCCGGCGCGCCCCAGGGCACCTACTGGGACGGCGGCATCACCGACTACCACCTGCACCTGCGCTACCACGCCAGGCCCGAGGCCCCGATCGTGCTCTACCCGCACTTCCAGAAGGCGGTGGTGCCGGGCTGGCTCGACAAGGCCTGGAAGCGGCGCCACCGCAGCAGCGACGCGCTCGACCACATGCTGGTGCTCGCGCCCGACCCGGCCTGGGTGCGCACGCTGCCCAACGGCAAGCTGCCCGACCGAACCGACTTCCAGCGCTACGGCCAGGACCTGGGCGCGCGCGTGGCGGTGTGGCAGGCCGCCGTGAAGGCCGCGCAGCAACTGGCCGACGAGCTGGGCGAGTGGCTGGCGCGCCCCGACCCGTCGCGCGTCGAAGCGCTCTGA
- a CDS encoding iron-containing alcohol dehydrogenase, with product MPQILYVTNIVIDFGALAQLQAECERIGMGRPLVVTDAGVKAAGLLDRLLAALPGLRPVVFDQTPSNPTEAAVRAAADLYRSQGCDGLIALGGGSAIDCAKGVAIAATHEGPLKTYATIEGGSPRITAAVPPLIAVPTTAGTGSEVARGAIIIVDDGRKLGFHSWHLVPRTALLDPELTLGLPPLLTAATGMDAIAHCMETFMSAAFNPPADGIALDGLRRGWAHIERATRNGNDREARLNMMSASMQGAMAFQKGLGCVHSLSHSLGGINPRLHHGTLNAVFLPAVIGFNAATESMQKEQRLQRMAEAMGLGSIGDVAEAVRDMGARLGLPPGLRAMGVDPGVFDRVIDGALADHCHKTNPRLATPEDYREMLEASWT from the coding sequence ATGCCCCAGATCCTGTACGTGACAAACATCGTCATCGACTTCGGCGCGCTGGCCCAATTGCAGGCCGAGTGCGAGCGCATCGGCATGGGCCGGCCGCTGGTGGTGACCGATGCCGGCGTGAAGGCCGCGGGCCTGCTCGATCGTCTGCTGGCGGCCCTGCCGGGCCTGCGGCCCGTGGTGTTCGACCAGACCCCGTCCAACCCCACCGAGGCCGCGGTGCGCGCCGCGGCCGATCTGTACCGCTCGCAAGGCTGCGACGGCCTGATCGCGCTCGGCGGCGGCAGCGCCATCGACTGCGCCAAGGGCGTGGCCATTGCGGCCACACACGAAGGCCCGCTCAAGACCTACGCCACCATCGAAGGCGGCTCGCCCAGGATCACGGCCGCCGTGCCGCCGCTGATCGCGGTGCCCACCACCGCAGGCACCGGCAGCGAGGTCGCGCGCGGCGCCATCATCATCGTGGACGACGGCCGCAAGCTCGGCTTCCACAGCTGGCACCTGGTGCCCCGCACCGCCCTGCTCGATCCCGAGCTCACGCTGGGCCTGCCGCCGCTGCTCACGGCGGCCACGGGCATGGACGCCATCGCCCATTGCATGGAGACCTTCATGAGCGCGGCTTTCAACCCGCCGGCCGACGGCATCGCCCTCGACGGGCTGCGCCGCGGCTGGGCCCACATCGAGCGCGCCACCCGCAACGGCAACGACCGCGAGGCCCGCCTGAACATGATGAGCGCGAGCATGCAGGGCGCCATGGCGTTCCAGAAAGGCCTGGGTTGTGTGCACAGCCTCAGCCACAGCCTGGGTGGCATCAACCCCCGCCTGCACCACGGCACGCTCAATGCCGTCTTCCTGCCCGCGGTGATCGGCTTCAACGCCGCCACCGAATCGATGCAGAAAGAGCAGCGCCTCCAGCGCATGGCCGAGGCCATGGGTCTTGGATCCATCGGCGATGTGGCCGAGGCCGTGCGCGATATGGGCGCGCGGCTCGGCCTGCCGCCGGGGCTGCGCGCCATGGGCGTGGACCCGGGCGTGTTCGATCGCGTGATCGACGGCGCGCTGGCCGATCACTGCCACAAGACGAATCCCCGCCTGGCCACGCCCGAGGACTACCGCGAGATGCTCGAAGCGTCCTGGACCTGA
- a CDS encoding response regulator: protein MKSHALPKVLCVDDEPALLRALRWQLSREFEVAVASDGAQALALLRGDRFDVILSDQRMPGMSGTEFLQQAKVLSPHSVRLLLTGYADFNAVVAAINEGDVFRFISKPWDTQKLLQAVQEAARLARMSRMGWSDFQATAPDTLAEHLPELLLVQADAALAALCQDACEGLARPLAADDAADALTLLAQRRVAVVLVQQVPLSGDTAALVRALRRRQQRPAVVVCSASQDALGLQHLINEGLIHRFVTLPTTRDSLRRAIEGALQRHRPVAVPLPEPEPDEAAGGPDSVPPAASARPGWREWLVRWRAPGRR, encoded by the coding sequence ATGAAATCCCACGCGTTGCCCAAAGTGCTGTGTGTCGACGACGAGCCTGCCCTGCTGCGCGCGCTGCGCTGGCAATTGAGCCGGGAATTCGAAGTGGCCGTGGCCTCGGACGGCGCGCAGGCGCTGGCGCTGCTGCGCGGCGACCGCTTCGACGTGATCCTGTCGGACCAGCGCATGCCCGGCATGAGCGGCACCGAGTTCCTGCAGCAGGCCAAGGTGCTGTCGCCCCATTCCGTGCGGCTCTTGCTCACCGGGTACGCCGATTTCAACGCGGTGGTGGCCGCGATCAACGAGGGCGATGTGTTCCGCTTCATCAGCAAACCCTGGGACACCCAGAAGCTGCTGCAGGCCGTGCAGGAGGCCGCGCGGCTGGCGCGCATGAGCCGCATGGGCTGGAGCGATTTCCAGGCCACCGCACCCGACACGCTCGCCGAGCACTTGCCCGAGCTGCTGCTGGTGCAGGCCGATGCGGCGCTGGCCGCGCTTTGCCAGGACGCCTGCGAGGGCCTGGCCCGCCCCCTGGCGGCCGACGACGCCGCCGATGCGCTCACGCTGCTGGCCCAGCGCCGCGTGGCCGTGGTGCTCGTGCAGCAGGTGCCCCTGTCGGGCGACACCGCGGCCCTGGTGCGCGCGCTGCGGCGGCGCCAGCAGCGCCCGGCGGTGGTGGTCTGCAGCGCCTCGCAGGACGCGCTGGGCCTGCAGCACCTGATCAACGAAGGCCTGATCCACCGCTTCGTCACCCTGCCCACCACCCGCGACAGCCTGCGCCGCGCGATCGAGGGCGCGCTGCAGCGCCACCGGCCGGTGGCCGTGCCGTTGCCGGAGCCCGAGCCCGACGAGGCCGCTGGTGGTCCCGATTCCGTGCCGCCGGCGGCCAGCGCCCGGCCAGGCTGGCGCGAATGGCTGGTACGCTGGCGTGCCCCGGGCCGGCGATGA
- a CDS encoding winged helix-turn-helix domain-containing protein, whose amino-acid sequence MPKHSNGGSARRWRDARDAASHDAAWTAEEFRFGAFVLRTDRRELRCEDIVRPMERRCFDLLVYLLRHAGRVVSKEELLDNVWSNRFVTMSVIAQSVLKVRKALRLADGTDGPLRTVHRVGYRVVGEVLHRRIEPAELQAPSGAKAWSWEEPRLRNMPGAPAWLPSALGAFGAWALNSHGIAIHGTPPERGPLRPPEARCEVAPGPQGFDACLDLLIEPSSPVRLRASSSSPFQAVWRAAESAAWLVRLQDMLASPSDASEDMRWERLASLSHATPPTLGDGGPTLSSVWTMPLVQSTPAQQADLVMEAAWRGDPAALSQALQLRDQAHATGDSDTESWADLAAAQAEWHRGDTRGVAARVQRAMARLARPHWPVRAQRAAAVAAHLLCATQSVVDTPDWWRQALLSRDVVPTSAARRWWLLSQLEHRLSGGEVVELAGIERLDASIDALVATDGLQALLLNLCGMLRAEDGELNLAWQRMKRAHELAQRCGWTGIRPLCLLTLGDLSARLGEHPTLDACVATLGADPARDEPRPQAVLAWLQARRLALHAQHANALPLIEKAWPALSQAGIWFRDDAWLFAIDTALQARSRHALMRWRGLLQAPEGPTGRSRTALLTAVNASLALLEGDPVRAQALMVSAWRGAPPSTAKRLLAMAAASAARWLSAPQPEVCEQALLHAGAWLKLSPAGRRLRQVLGDRPGEATAARAGASQSVGESDADAFWVWAA is encoded by the coding sequence ATGCCCAAGCACAGCAATGGGGGCAGCGCGAGGCGCTGGCGCGATGCCCGCGACGCCGCGTCCCACGACGCCGCGTGGACCGCGGAAGAGTTCCGCTTCGGCGCGTTCGTGCTGCGCACGGACCGCCGCGAACTCCGATGCGAAGACATCGTGCGGCCCATGGAGCGGCGCTGTTTTGATCTCCTCGTCTACCTCCTGCGCCACGCCGGCCGTGTCGTGAGCAAGGAAGAGCTGCTCGACAACGTCTGGTCGAACCGCTTCGTGACCATGTCGGTGATCGCCCAGAGCGTGCTCAAGGTGCGCAAGGCACTGCGCCTGGCCGACGGCACCGACGGGCCATTGCGCACCGTGCACCGGGTGGGCTACCGCGTGGTGGGCGAGGTGCTGCACCGGCGCATCGAGCCCGCCGAGCTGCAGGCACCCTCGGGGGCCAAGGCCTGGAGCTGGGAAGAGCCCCGGCTGCGCAACATGCCCGGCGCGCCGGCCTGGCTGCCGTCGGCATTGGGCGCGTTCGGCGCCTGGGCCCTCAACAGCCACGGCATCGCCATCCACGGCACACCGCCCGAGCGCGGGCCGTTGCGCCCGCCCGAAGCGCGCTGCGAGGTGGCGCCAGGGCCCCAGGGGTTTGACGCCTGCCTCGACCTGCTCATCGAACCCTCATCGCCGGTGCGCCTGCGCGCGAGTTCGTCCTCGCCGTTCCAGGCGGTGTGGCGCGCGGCCGAGTCGGCGGCCTGGCTGGTGCGCCTGCAAGACATGCTTGCGAGCCCGTCCGACGCCTCTGAAGACATGCGCTGGGAGCGCCTGGCCTCGCTGTCGCACGCCACGCCGCCCACCCTGGGCGACGGCGGGCCCACGCTGTCCAGTGTTTGGACCATGCCGCTCGTGCAGTCCACGCCGGCCCAGCAGGCCGATCTGGTGATGGAGGCCGCGTGGCGCGGCGACCCGGCGGCGCTTTCGCAGGCGCTGCAGCTGCGCGACCAGGCCCACGCCACGGGCGACTCCGACACCGAGTCCTGGGCCGATCTCGCGGCCGCCCAGGCCGAATGGCACCGGGGCGACACCCGCGGCGTGGCCGCACGCGTGCAGCGCGCCATGGCCCGGCTCGCACGGCCGCACTGGCCGGTGCGGGCGCAGCGCGCGGCCGCGGTGGCCGCGCACCTGTTGTGCGCCACGCAATCGGTGGTGGACACGCCCGACTGGTGGCGTCAGGCCCTGCTGTCGCGCGACGTGGTGCCGACCTCCGCGGCGCGCCGCTGGTGGCTGTTGTCGCAGCTCGAGCACCGCCTGAGCGGCGGTGAAGTGGTCGAGCTCGCGGGCATCGAGCGCCTGGACGCCAGCATCGACGCCCTCGTCGCCACCGACGGGCTGCAGGCCCTGCTGCTCAACCTGTGCGGCATGCTCCGCGCCGAAGACGGTGAACTCAACCTCGCCTGGCAGCGCATGAAGCGGGCCCACGAACTGGCCCAGCGCTGCGGCTGGACGGGCATCCGCCCGCTGTGCCTGCTCACGCTGGGCGACCTCAGCGCACGCCTGGGCGAACACCCCACGCTCGACGCCTGCGTGGCCACGCTCGGGGCCGACCCCGCGCGCGACGAGCCGCGCCCGCAGGCCGTGCTCGCCTGGCTGCAGGCGCGGCGGCTGGCGCTGCACGCCCAGCACGCGAACGCCCTCCCCCTGATCGAAAAGGCCTGGCCCGCGCTCTCTCAGGCCGGCATCTGGTTCCGCGACGACGCCTGGCTGTTCGCGATCGACACCGCGCTGCAGGCCCGCTCGCGCCACGCGCTCATGCGCTGGCGCGGCCTGCTGCAGGCCCCCGAGGGCCCGACGGGACGATCGCGCACCGCGCTGCTCACGGCCGTCAACGCCTCGCTGGCCCTGCTCGAAGGCGACCCGGTGCGTGCGCAGGCGCTGATGGTGAGCGCCTGGCGCGGTGCCCCGCCCTCCACGGCCAAGCGGCTGCTGGCCATGGCCGCAGCCTCGGCCGCGCGCTGGCTGAGCGCGCCCCAGCCCGAGGTGTGTGAACAGGCCCTGTTGCACGCGGGCGCCTGGCTCAAGCTGTCGCCCGCGGGGCGCCGCCTGCGGCAGGTGCTGGGTGATCGGCCCGGCGAGGCCACGGCCGCGCGCGCGGGTGCGTCTCAGTCGGTCGGCGAGTCGGACGCCGACGCGTTCTGGGTCTGGGCCGCTTGA
- a CDS encoding Tex family protein — protein sequence MQKIVAQIAQDLKVRESQVQAAVDLLDGGATVPFIARYRKEATGGLDDVQLRELDGRLAYLRELEDRRATVLKSIEEQGKLTPELRAAIEAVPTKQELEDLYLPYKPKRRTKGMIAREAGIEPLADALWADPTLDPAAEAAAYVKAEKGEDGSDFTTTAAVLDGVRDILSERWAEDATLVKALREWLWAEGLFTSKLVAGKDQNAPEVAKFRDYFDYSEPIARVPSHRALAVFRGRTLELLDAKLTLPEEAVPGQPSLAEGRIALHLGWRHQGRRADDLLRKCVAWTWRVKLSLSSERDLFARLRESAEAVAIQVFGNNLRDLLLAAPAGPKVVMGLDPGIRTGVKVAVVDATGKLVDTATVYPHEPRRDWDGALHTLGQLCAKHGVQLIAIGNGTASRETDKLAADLLKRHPGAQKVVVSESGASVYSASEFASQEMPDVDVSLRGAASIARRLQDPLAELVKIDPKSIGVGQYQHDVNQSELARQLDAVVEDCVNAVGVDLNTASVPLLSRVSGLSGAVAKAVVRWRESHGAFRSRQQLLEVSGLGAKTFEQSAGFLRIRDGDNPLDMTGVHPESYPVVQKIIETTGQPVQSLLGRADMLGRLRPELFANETVGVITVKDILKELEKPGRDPRPDFQVARFNEGVEDIADLREGMVLEGTVSNVAQFGAFVDLGVHQDGLVHVSQLSHKFVNDAREVVKTGDIVKVKVLEVDAARKRISLTMKLDAMPARRGDGPRDNRFEPARGGGRGRQEPAAPSAMASAFAKLKR from the coding sequence ATGCAGAAGATCGTTGCGCAGATCGCGCAGGACCTGAAGGTCCGCGAATCCCAGGTGCAGGCCGCCGTGGACCTGCTCGACGGTGGCGCCACCGTCCCCTTCATCGCCCGTTACCGCAAGGAAGCCACCGGTGGCCTCGACGACGTGCAGCTGCGCGAACTCGACGGCCGGCTGGCCTACCTGCGCGAGCTCGAAGACCGCCGCGCCACGGTGCTCAAGAGCATCGAGGAGCAGGGCAAGCTCACGCCCGAACTGCGCGCCGCGATCGAGGCCGTGCCGACCAAGCAGGAGCTCGAAGACCTGTACCTGCCCTACAAGCCCAAGCGCCGCACCAAGGGCATGATCGCGCGCGAAGCGGGCATCGAGCCGCTGGCCGACGCGCTCTGGGCCGACCCCACGCTCGACCCCGCGGCCGAAGCCGCGGCCTACGTGAAGGCCGAGAAGGGCGAGGACGGCAGCGACTTCACCACCACCGCCGCCGTGCTCGACGGCGTGCGCGACATCCTCTCCGAGCGCTGGGCCGAAGACGCCACGCTCGTGAAGGCGCTGCGCGAATGGCTCTGGGCCGAGGGCCTGTTCACCAGCAAGCTCGTGGCGGGCAAGGATCAAAACGCGCCCGAGGTCGCCAAGTTCCGCGATTACTTCGACTACAGCGAGCCGATCGCGCGCGTGCCCTCGCACCGCGCGCTCGCGGTGTTCCGCGGCCGCACGCTCGAACTGCTCGACGCCAAGCTGACCCTGCCCGAAGAGGCGGTGCCCGGCCAGCCCAGCCTGGCCGAAGGCCGCATCGCCCTGCACCTGGGCTGGCGCCACCAGGGCCGCCGGGCCGACGACCTGCTGCGCAAGTGCGTGGCCTGGACCTGGCGCGTCAAGCTCAGCCTCTCCAGCGAGCGCGACCTGTTCGCGCGCCTGCGCGAGAGCGCCGAGGCGGTGGCGATCCAGGTGTTCGGCAACAACCTGCGCGACCTGCTGCTGGCCGCACCGGCCGGCCCCAAGGTGGTGATGGGCCTGGACCCGGGCATCCGCACCGGCGTGAAGGTGGCGGTGGTGGACGCCACCGGCAAGCTGGTGGACACGGCCACGGTGTACCCGCACGAGCCGCGCCGCGACTGGGACGGCGCGCTGCACACCCTGGGCCAGCTGTGCGCGAAGCACGGCGTGCAGCTCATCGCCATCGGCAACGGCACCGCGAGCCGCGAGACCGACAAGCTCGCGGCCGACCTGCTCAAGCGCCACCCGGGCGCGCAGAAGGTGGTGGTGAGCGAATCGGGCGCGTCGGTGTACTCGGCCAGCGAGTTCGCGAGCCAGGAAATGCCCGATGTGGACGTGAGCCTGCGCGGCGCCGCGAGCATCGCGCGCCGCCTGCAGGACCCGCTCGCCGAGCTGGTGAAGATCGACCCCAAGAGCATCGGCGTGGGCCAGTACCAGCACGACGTGAACCAGAGCGAGCTCGCGCGCCAACTCGACGCGGTGGTGGAAGACTGCGTGAACGCGGTCGGCGTGGACCTGAACACCGCGAGCGTGCCGCTGCTCTCGCGCGTGTCGGGCCTGTCGGGCGCGGTGGCCAAGGCGGTGGTGCGCTGGCGCGAGTCGCACGGCGCGTTCCGCAGCCGCCAGCAACTGCTCGAGGTGAGCGGCCTGGGCGCCAAGACCTTCGAACAATCGGCGGGCTTCCTGCGCATCCGCGACGGCGACAACCCGCTCGACATGACCGGCGTGCACCCCGAGAGCTACCCGGTGGTGCAGAAGATCATCGAGACCACCGGCCAGCCCGTGCAGTCGCTGCTGGGCCGCGCCGACATGCTGGGCAGGCTGCGCCCCGAGCTGTTCGCCAACGAGACGGTGGGCGTGATCACCGTCAAGGACATCCTCAAGGAGCTCGAGAAGCCCGGCCGCGACCCGCGGCCCGACTTCCAGGTGGCGCGCTTCAACGAGGGCGTGGAAGACATCGCCGACCTGCGCGAGGGCATGGTGCTCGAGGGCACGGTGAGCAACGTGGCCCAGTTCGGCGCCTTCGTCGACCTGGGCGTGCACCAGGACGGCCTGGTGCACGTGAGCCAGCTCAGCCACAAGTTCGTCAACGACGCGCGCGAGGTCGTGAAGACCGGCGACATCGTGAAGGTCAAGGTGCTCGAGGTGGACGCGGCGCGCAAGCGCATCTCGCTCACCATGAAGCTCGACGCCATGCCCGCGCGGCGCGGCGACGGCCCGCGCGACAACCGCTTCGAGCCGGCGCGCGGCGGCGGGCGCGGGCGCCAGGAGCCGGCGGCCCCGTCGGCCATGGCCTCGGCCTTCGCGAAGCTCAAGCGCTGA
- a CDS encoding HDOD domain-containing protein, whose translation MNLEKLLKQPQALPSVPKVVRQLIDTFEQPDVDPMRVASLIEEDPVLTAKLLKTANSAFFGLSRNVTNAREAMNILGLIKVRALVVASALGEGFHTVGGVNLNQFWRYSLNAANLARYIALPIRIDENTAFTAGLIHGVGELVMHVGMPEAMIELDRAVPMLDLKRARAERSLFGYSYAEVGAALAREWKFPRRMINAIEHQTAPFDNDVYEPIAGVIHIASWRARAEEQDMRGELLINTYPDPVGLVLGIDPDTVVADRIPSISRETDFDEPEEPAAANNKDSVAH comes from the coding sequence ATGAACCTCGAAAAGCTCCTCAAGCAACCTCAGGCCCTACCGTCGGTCCCCAAGGTCGTGCGCCAGCTGATCGACACCTTCGAGCAGCCCGACGTGGACCCGATGCGCGTGGCCTCGCTGATCGAAGAAGACCCGGTGCTCACGGCCAAGCTGCTCAAGACCGCCAACTCGGCCTTCTTCGGTCTGTCGCGCAACGTGACCAATGCGCGCGAGGCCATGAACATCCTGGGCCTGATCAAGGTGCGCGCCCTGGTCGTGGCCAGCGCCCTGGGCGAAGGCTTCCACACCGTCGGTGGCGTCAACCTCAACCAGTTCTGGCGCTACAGCCTCAATGCCGCCAACCTGGCGCGCTACATCGCGCTGCCGATCCGCATCGACGAGAACACCGCCTTCACCGCGGGCCTGATCCACGGCGTGGGCGAGCTCGTGATGCACGTGGGCATGCCCGAGGCCATGATCGAGCTCGATCGCGCCGTGCCCATGCTCGACCTCAAGCGCGCCCGCGCCGAGCGCAGCCTGTTCGGCTACAGCTACGCCGAGGTGGGGGCCGCGCTGGCGCGCGAATGGAAGTTCCCGCGCCGCATGATCAACGCCATCGAACACCAGACCGCGCCGTTCGACAACGACGTGTACGAGCCGATCGCGGGCGTGATCCACATCGCCTCGTGGCGCGCGCGCGCCGAGGAGCAGGACATGCGCGGCGAGCTGCTGATCAACACCTACCCCGATCCCGTGGGCCTGGTGCTGGGCATCGACCCCGACACCGTGGTCGCCGACCGCATTCCCTCGATCTCGCGCGAGACCGACTTCGACGAGCCCGAAGAACCCGCGGCCGCAAACAACAAGGATTCGGTCGCGCACTGA
- a CDS encoding rhodanese-related sulfurtransferase gives MTAAYLTAALYQFVDLPDHAEWREPLQALCASHGVKGTLLLAREGINGTIAGPEAGVRAVLDWLRRDPRLARLQHKESWSPTPPFHRLKVRLKREIVTLGVPGLDPTRTVGEYVKPADWNALIGQPDVLLIDTRNDYEVKIGSFEGAINPGIRSFTELPAWLAQQQALQADKKTRVAMFCTGGIRCEKSTALLRMQGFESVYHLEGGILKYLEEVPPEQSRWQGECFVFDERVSVGHGLRPGASSLCRSCRWPLSDEDRRSPLYQEGVSCPHCHAQRSDEDRARLAERHRQVELARRRGRPHIGSAVPLPPPPQAAQTQNASASDSPTD, from the coding sequence GTGACCGCCGCCTACCTCACCGCCGCCCTCTACCAGTTCGTCGACCTGCCCGACCACGCCGAGTGGCGCGAGCCCCTGCAGGCGCTGTGCGCCTCGCACGGCGTCAAGGGCACGCTGCTGCTGGCGCGCGAAGGCATCAACGGCACCATCGCCGGCCCCGAGGCGGGCGTGCGCGCCGTGCTCGACTGGCTGCGCCGCGACCCGCGCCTGGCGCGGCTTCAGCACAAGGAATCGTGGTCGCCCACGCCGCCGTTCCACCGCCTCAAGGTGCGCCTCAAGCGCGAGATCGTGACGCTGGGCGTGCCCGGGCTCGATCCCACGCGCACCGTGGGTGAGTACGTGAAGCCGGCCGACTGGAACGCGCTGATCGGCCAGCCCGACGTGCTGCTCATCGACACGCGCAACGACTACGAGGTCAAGATCGGCAGCTTCGAGGGCGCGATCAACCCGGGCATCCGCAGCTTCACCGAACTGCCGGCCTGGCTCGCGCAGCAGCAGGCGCTGCAGGCCGACAAGAAGACCCGCGTCGCCATGTTCTGCACCGGGGGCATCCGCTGCGAGAAGTCCACCGCGCTGCTCCGGATGCAGGGCTTCGAGTCCGTCTACCACCTCGAGGGCGGCATTCTCAAGTACCTCGAAGAGGTCCCGCCCGAGCAGAGCCGCTGGCAGGGCGAGTGTTTTGTGTTCGACGAGCGCGTGAGCGTTGGCCATGGCCTCAGGCCCGGGGCCTCGTCGCTGTGCCGCTCCTGCCGCTGGCCGCTGAGCGACGAGGACCGCCGTTCACCGCTGTACCAGGAAGGGGTGAGCTGTCCGCACTGCCACGCCCAGCGCAGCGACGAGGATCGGGCCCGGCTGGCCGAGCGCCACCGCCAGGTGGAGCTGGCGCGCCGCCGCGGCCGCCCGCACATCGGCTCGGCCGTGCCGCTGCCTCCGCCGCCTCAAGCGGCCCAGACCCAGAACGCGTCGGCGTCCGACTCGCCGACCGACTGA